A single window of Algiphilus sp. DNA harbors:
- a CDS encoding FimV/HubP family polar landmark protein, which produces MTVAKRALLAVAIACVAPGARAIGLGSLELHSALNQPLHATVTLRDVNMDALDEVSARIAPADRYAATDLVRDDYLRNLRLAVERIDGRPVVTVRGASALREPVIDLLIEVQQGRQSVQRAYTLLVDPPRTAGDPEPVESAGRAVDPAEGMPADAAPAAATAGTDAGSGADAGADAGAASPAPTASSTSGASADAGSAASSAPDTTTTEAATPAQAAAEPTAPAASPATESDAAEGTDGETRFFTTPEERQLDPELLVRIGEGGRAAQRERSATTGTDTTSATTTDNAAATSPPVGGAAYTVSRGDTLWRVAERARGDDRGVTMEQQMLAIVRANPRAFENGQATNILLGARIRIPDRATVRAIDPALAQRRMTALVDGSMRTGEAAAEAGNASGTRSTPAPSASTPSAQRTAQAPSAPRTDSASAEPVTPVASSVQQAASGSDDDGADDPVVAGTPDAGDEPGGDDTDAPAADRSEADAVSTGPADAEPAAGGESGESGDGTAEGGTVASDAAEGAAADDVETAAGPGVADADAPADASAESGPRPQPVAPSGGFPMALLLAVAAVLLLAGGALWWRRRQAAADAAPYDPAPMPETPEPTAPPAAGADTATDPAAGDDEPEPESLESAYRNAMASSDGDSEDGTAVAAADSDGTDDDPLADADFRIAYGMYADAVERLEAAIARDPDNAELRLKLAEVYHVSEQREDFLEAADAASGCELDDAQRERLAAMADRIAPDSRHASAAGGAGAAAVAGAGTVATAALPADEPEAPPADDLPAEAAFADATPPAAASDDHVAAPEPFADTAAPEGAGAFAEPVEADGADAAADETLHDVDPEEAEQLLDFDLGDLEPPTPVEEPTSPPAFADSDHVLDFDTEALAAPAPAKTASGDSGEATFADAGLDFDLDDLELDDGATAGQSDAESTDTGADPFGSADDDAFDLADFSLDDFDAGMGADDDAPTGGSPEAGADAPPASAPDSGADDAGGFLDLPAEEPAEPSADSDDFDIAGLEVEPGGEPESDPTLQAAGRLDLARAYADMGEAELARPLLQEVVDGGDAQQRQEAEQLLASLG; this is translated from the coding sequence ATGACCGTTGCCAAGCGCGCGCTGCTTGCCGTCGCCATTGCCTGCGTTGCGCCGGGCGCCCGGGCCATCGGTCTGGGGTCGCTGGAGCTGCACTCGGCGCTCAATCAGCCCCTGCACGCCACCGTGACGCTGCGCGACGTCAACATGGACGCGCTCGACGAGGTCAGCGCGCGCATCGCGCCGGCGGATCGCTACGCCGCCACCGATCTGGTGCGCGACGACTACCTGCGCAACCTGCGCCTCGCGGTCGAGCGCATCGACGGGCGCCCGGTGGTCACCGTGCGCGGCGCTTCGGCGTTGCGCGAGCCGGTCATCGATCTCCTCATCGAGGTGCAGCAGGGTCGCCAGAGCGTGCAGCGCGCCTACACGCTGCTGGTCGACCCGCCGCGCACCGCCGGCGATCCGGAGCCGGTGGAGAGCGCGGGCAGGGCGGTCGATCCGGCCGAAGGGATGCCGGCCGACGCGGCGCCGGCCGCCGCCACGGCGGGTACGGATGCCGGTTCAGGCGCCGATGCCGGGGCCGATGCCGGGGCCGCATCGCCGGCTCCCACGGCATCGTCGACGTCCGGTGCGTCGGCTGATGCCGGATCGGCCGCCTCGTCGGCCCCCGATACCACCACTACCGAGGCCGCGACACCGGCGCAGGCAGCGGCAGAACCAACGGCTCCGGCAGCATCGCCGGCCACCGAATCGGATGCCGCGGAGGGTACCGACGGCGAGACGCGCTTCTTCACCACGCCCGAAGAGCGCCAGCTCGATCCCGAGCTGCTGGTCCGCATCGGGGAGGGCGGCCGCGCGGCGCAGCGCGAGCGCAGCGCCACGACCGGGACCGATACCACCAGCGCGACAACGACCGACAACGCGGCCGCGACCAGCCCGCCGGTCGGCGGGGCCGCCTACACCGTATCGCGCGGGGACACGCTCTGGCGCGTCGCCGAGCGCGCCCGCGGCGACGACCGCGGCGTGACCATGGAGCAGCAGATGCTCGCCATCGTGCGCGCGAACCCGCGCGCATTCGAGAACGGGCAGGCCACCAACATCCTGCTCGGCGCGCGCATCCGCATTCCCGACCGCGCCACCGTGCGCGCCATCGATCCGGCTCTGGCGCAACGTCGCATGACGGCGCTGGTCGACGGGTCCATGCGCACCGGCGAGGCGGCTGCCGAAGCGGGGAACGCTTCCGGCACCCGCTCGACACCAGCGCCTTCCGCTAGCACGCCTTCCGCACAGCGCACGGCACAGGCGCCATCGGCGCCGCGTACCGACAGCGCGAGCGCCGAACCGGTGACACCGGTCGCGTCGTCGGTGCAGCAGGCTGCGTCCGGATCGGACGATGACGGCGCCGACGACCCGGTGGTCGCCGGCACCCCGGATGCGGGCGACGAACCCGGCGGCGACGACACCGACGCACCCGCTGCGGATCGCTCCGAGGCGGATGCGGTCTCCACCGGTCCGGCCGATGCCGAGCCGGCAGCGGGCGGCGAGAGCGGCGAGAGTGGCGACGGCACGGCGGAGGGCGGCACGGTCGCCTCCGACGCTGCCGAGGGCGCTGCCGCTGATGACGTCGAGACGGCTGCCGGGCCCGGAGTCGCCGACGCCGATGCGCCGGCCGACGCGAGCGCCGAGTCCGGGCCGCGCCCGCAACCGGTGGCGCCGTCGGGCGGCTTCCCGATGGCCCTGCTGCTCGCCGTGGCCGCGGTGCTGCTGCTCGCGGGTGGCGCGCTGTGGTGGCGTCGCCGCCAGGCCGCAGCCGACGCCGCGCCCTACGATCCCGCACCGATGCCCGAAACACCGGAGCCGACTGCGCCCCCCGCTGCCGGGGCGGACACGGCGACCGATCCTGCCGCGGGCGACGACGAGCCCGAGCCCGAGAGCCTGGAGAGCGCCTACCGCAATGCGATGGCGTCATCGGACGGCGACAGCGAAGACGGCACTGCGGTTGCCGCGGCGGACAGCGACGGGACCGATGACGATCCGCTCGCCGATGCCGATTTCCGGATCGCCTACGGCATGTACGCCGACGCCGTCGAACGGCTGGAGGCGGCCATCGCCCGCGACCCGGACAACGCCGAGCTGCGGCTCAAGCTGGCCGAGGTCTATCACGTATCCGAGCAGCGCGAGGACTTCCTCGAGGCGGCCGACGCCGCCAGTGGTTGCGAGCTCGACGACGCGCAGCGCGAGCGGCTGGCGGCGATGGCGGACCGCATCGCCCCCGACTCGCGTCACGCCAGCGCGGCGGGTGGCGCCGGTGCGGCAGCCGTCGCCGGTGCCGGCACGGTGGCCACGGCGGCGCTGCCGGCCGACGAGCCGGAAGCCCCGCCCGCCGACGACCTTCCCGCGGAAGCGGCCTTCGCCGACGCCACGCCGCCCGCGGCAGCGAGCGATGACCACGTCGCGGCGCCCGAGCCCTTCGCCGACACGGCCGCGCCGGAAGGCGCCGGCGCGTTCGCCGAGCCGGTTGAGGCCGACGGCGCGGATGCGGCGGCGGACGAGACGCTGCATGACGTCGACCCCGAGGAGGCCGAGCAGCTCCTCGATTTCGATCTCGGCGATCTGGAGCCCCCGACGCCGGTCGAGGAGCCGACGTCGCCGCCGGCGTTCGCCGACAGCGACCACGTGCTCGACTTCGACACCGAGGCGCTGGCTGCGCCCGCGCCCGCGAAGACGGCGTCCGGGGACAGCGGAGAAGCGACCTTCGCCGATGCCGGGCTCGACTTCGATCTCGACGACCTCGAGCTCGATGACGGCGCAACGGCGGGGCAGAGCGACGCCGAATCGACCGACACCGGTGCCGATCCCTTCGGCAGCGCGGACGACGACGCCTTCGACCTGGCCGACTTCTCGCTCGACGATTTCGATGCCGGGATGGGTGCCGACGACGATGCCCCGACGGGCGGATCGCCGGAGGCGGGTGCCGATGCGCCGCCCGCGTCGGCACCGGATTCCGGCGCGGACGACGCCGGCGGCTTCCTCGATCTGCCGGCGGAGGAACCGGCCGAGCCGTCGGCCGACTCGGACGATTTCGACATCGCCGGGCTCGAAGTGGAGCCCGGCGGCGAGCCCGAGAGCGATCCCACGCTGCAGGCGGCCGGGCGTCTCGATCTGGCGCGCGCCTACGCGGACATGGGCGAGGCCGAGCTGGCACGGCCGCTGCTGCAGGAAGTCGTCGACGGCGGTGACGCGCAGCAGCGACAGGAAGCGGAGCAGCTGCTGGCGTCGCTCGGCTGA